Genomic segment of Fibrobacter sp. UWEL:
TCAGTACGCCGATCGCGTGGCTGTCATGTATGCAGGTCGCATTGTGGAGATGGGCGGTGTGGATGACGTCATTAACGATCCGCTCCATCCCTATACGAGAGGCTTGCTGGCCGCTATTCCCGAAAGCCATAGCCAGATGAAGAACCTGAAGTCCATTCCCGGTTCTGTTCCGCACCCTCGGGACTTTGTATCGGGCTGCCGCTTCGCCGATCGCTGCGAGCGCTGCATGCAGGGCTCTCCCGAACTTCAGGCCAAGTGCCGCTCTACGGAACTTCCCCCGAAGGCGGAAAAAGACGGACACTGCGCCTTCTGCTTTAATCCGTAATTTCAATACATAACGAAAAGGGCCGCGGATTCACCGCAGTCCCTTAATAAATCATAATTCGTATTTCATAACTACTTAAACGCTTCGCACCACTTGGGAACGATTTCCGTTGCCTTGCCCTGGATGCTTACGTCCGTGTAGGGATCGGAAGCGGGAACTTCCAGATTCAGGCAGGTAACCTTTGCTCCGTGGGAATGTGCATAGCTCTTGAAGCCTGCCGCAGGATAGACCACGCTGCTGGTTCCGATATAGACGAATTCTTCGCATTCGGAAAGAGCCTGCTGGATTTCTTCCATGTAGTGAGGAGTTTCTTCGAAGAAGACGATGTCCGGACGGCTCATGGCTCCACAGAAGGGGCAGATGGTGTCCATGGTTTCATCTTCATAATAGTTAAAGCGGTGTACGGGATTTCTCTCGCAGCTTAAGCTCTTGAGGGAGCCGTGCATGTGGAGTACCTGACGGCTGCCTGCACGTTCGTGAAGGTCATCCACATTCTGGGTCACCAGCAGGAATTCATCGCCAAGACGGCGTTCCAGTTCCACCAGAGCCTTGTGGGCTGCGTTGGGCTGATGGTCTGCCAGACCTCTACGCAGGAAGTTGTAGAAATCCTTCACTCGCTTGCGGTCACGCTGGTAGCCGCGAGGGGTGCAGACGTCTTCAATGTTTTCATGTTCCCACATACCGTCGTTACCGCGGAATGTGCGGAGTCCGGATTCTGCGCTAATGCCTGCGCCAGTCAGTACGACAAGACGTTTCTTCATAGCGGCCTCCTAGGATAATCCCTCAAAGAACAGGGCCTCTGCAAGAATGCCTCGTTCAAAGTCGGGGAGGTAAAGACTTTCGTTTTCGCCGTGGGCATTGCATTCCGGATCTTCCAAGCCTGTAAGGAGAATGGGAATGTTGCCGAAGGTGTTGCGGAACAGTTCTGCTCCAGGAATACTTGCGCCACAGCCAATGAACTTGGTGGGGCTTTCGTAGGCGGTAGCCATGGACTCGCTCATCAGCTTAAAGAAAGGATGGCTGGTGTCCGTCACAAAGGGATTGGCTCCGTCTTCCGTTGTAATTTCGCAGGTGATACCAAATGGTACCTGCTGCTTGATAAAGTCTACCAGCAAGTCGGTGCAGCGGTCTGCGTCCATGCCGGGAGCAAGACGTATACCGATGCGGGCATAGGCGCTGTCTTGCAGCACGTTGCCGGCGTTCTTGCGGTTGCCCACTTCCATGGCGGTAACCGTAATGGAGGGTCTACGCCAGTTGGCCAGGAGAATTTCATCTTCAGGAACCAGGAGTTTTGTTTCCGACAGTACGCCGCCATCGTTACGGAAAATTTCTTCCGTCATGCCCAGGCTCTTGTAGGATGCCAGTTCTTCTGCTGTAGGGGGTACAAGACCGTCTTCGAAGTGGGGAATAAGAATGTTGCCCTTACCGTCGGTAAGATTTGCAATGATGCGGCAAAGGACCTGCCCGACGTCAGGAATGGGGCCGGACCAGGATCCGGAGTGGAGCGGGGCCTTGGTTGCCTTCAATTCTACGGAAACGGCGCTCATACCACGAAGGGTGGTGGTAATGGAGGGGGTACCGCGGGCGAAGTTGCCCAGGTCCGCTACGATTACGGCGTCGCACTTCAGGAGCGCGGCATGTTCCTTGAGAATCTGAGCAAAGCCTGCGCTTCCGGATTCTTCCTCGCCTTCGATAATGAACTTCAGGTTCGGTCCCTGATCCTTCTTTGAGGCGCGTACCAGCTCGAGGGCTGCCAGATGGGTGATGATGCCAGCCTTGTCATCGGCGGTACCGCGGCCGTAAAGGCGTTCCCCATCGGCGCTGAGGGTGGCTTCAAAAGGCTTCGTATTCCACAGGTGCTCACGCATGGGGGGCTGCACATCGTGATGGGCGTACAGCAGGATGGTGGGCTTGTCGGGGGAGGTCAAACTTTCGCCATATACCGTATGGCGGCCGCTTTCTGGAGTAAGGAACTGGATGTTCTTGAGGCCTGCTTCTTCGAACATTTTCTTGACGGCTTCAGCGCTATCCAGCACGTATTTCTGATCAAAATTGTCAAAACTGATGGAGGGAATACGCACGAGACTGGACAAGCGGTCGATGTAGCTTGCCATGTTGTCGTGTACAGTCTTCTTAAGTTGTTGATCCATAGAGCTTTTCATTCACAAAATAATCAAATATTCCTTAATAGAAAATAGTAAAGAAAGGGCCATTTGGATTTAACAACCATATATTTTATATTTTTGTAAGTAGAGTTTAGCCCCAATGGTGATTAAAGTCACTTGATACAAATAAGGGAACCCGAAAATGGCTTTTAATTGCGTGAATCACGAATATTATCTGCGCTTTAGCGACCGAGTTTTGGCTTTTATTCGTAAGGTTTTTCATAACAATCCGGAATTTAGACACGATTCCCTGAAGCATGTGGCAAGATTTGCTCCCATTATCCCCTTCATGAGCGGTCGACCTTCCAAGAAAAAGAATTTGAAGAGGGTCATTTCTTTCCCGGACCATAGCAATTCCCTGTACCTGGGCTGTCCCATTATCCTGGCCGCTGGTGCCAACAAGACCGCCAAGCGCATTTGTGATTACGCCAATATGGGTTTTGGCGGTATTTCTGTGGGTACCGCTACCCGCAATTATCGCGAAGGTAATACTCATCGTCCCCGTATCGGCTTTTTGGAAGAAGACCGCGCCATTCACAACAGCATGGGCTTGAACAACGAAGGCGTTGAAGTGATTGCCAAGCGAGTGGACCAGCAGTTGACCAAGGCTCACAAGGTGGGCATGTGCGTAGGCGTTTCCGTGGCGGAAACTCCGGGTCTTACTGACGAAAACGAAAAGCTGAAGGACGTGGTGGAAAGTTTCTCCATTGCCTACAAGGCTGGCGACTATATCGAAATCAACGTGAGCTGCCCCAATACGGGCGAATCCCGCGTGGATATGGACTTGACCCTGACGGAAAAGATCTTTTCAGAGATTATGAAGTTCCGCAATTCCCAGACTCTTCGTAAGGCTGTTTATGCCAAGATCAGCCCGGATCTTTCCGAACGTCACCTGGTGAACATTATGGACATGCTGGTCCGCTGTGGCGTGAACGGCGTTGTGGTGGGAAATACTTA
This window contains:
- a CDS encoding NAD-dependent deacylase; the protein is MKKRLVVLTGAGISAESGLRTFRGNDGMWEHENIEDVCTPRGYQRDRKRVKDFYNFLRRGLADHQPNAAHKALVELERRLGDEFLLVTQNVDDLHERAGSRQVLHMHGSLKSLSCERNPVHRFNYYEDETMDTICPFCGAMSRPDIVFFEETPHYMEEIQQALSECEEFVYIGTSSVVYPAAGFKSYAHSHGAKVTCLNLEVPASDPYTDVSIQGKATEIVPKWCEAFK
- a CDS encoding M20/M25/M40 family metallo-hydrolase yields the protein MDQQLKKTVHDNMASYIDRLSSLVRIPSISFDNFDQKYVLDSAEAVKKMFEEAGLKNIQFLTPESGRHTVYGESLTSPDKPTILLYAHHDVQPPMREHLWNTKPFEATLSADGERLYGRGTADDKAGIITHLAALELVRASKKDQGPNLKFIIEGEEESGSAGFAQILKEHAALLKCDAVIVADLGNFARGTPSITTTLRGMSAVSVELKATKAPLHSGSWSGPIPDVGQVLCRIIANLTDGKGNILIPHFEDGLVPPTAEELASYKSLGMTEEIFRNDGGVLSETKLLVPEDEILLANWRRPSITVTAMEVGNRKNAGNVLQDSAYARIGIRLAPGMDADRCTDLLVDFIKQQVPFGITCEITTEDGANPFVTDTSHPFFKLMSESMATAYESPTKFIGCGASIPGAELFRNTFGNIPILLTGLEDPECNAHGENESLYLPDFERGILAEALFFEGLS
- a CDS encoding dihydroorotate oxidase — its product is MAFNCVNHEYYLRFSDRVLAFIRKVFHNNPEFRHDSLKHVARFAPIIPFMSGRPSKKKNLKRVISFPDHSNSLYLGCPIILAAGANKTAKRICDYANMGFGGISVGTATRNYREGNTHRPRIGFLEEDRAIHNSMGLNNEGVEVIAKRVDQQLTKAHKVGMCVGVSVAETPGLTDENEKLKDVVESFSIAYKAGDYIEINVSCPNTGESRVDMDLTLTEKIFSEIMKFRNSQTLRKAVYAKISPDLSERHLVNIMDMLVRCGVNGVVVGNTYPTKKMSELPVQTKFENLTPLRADGDCGGMSGRPLYENMMWNVKYIREHYPQMSVIACGGIDHGFKIYDLIKMGVDAVQCYSVVAFRWMAAHAMRKELEVALAEEGYRSLQEYDDRNPKVTKLQ